TACCTTCACCAGTGTTGATGATAAGCATTTCGCCTTCGTTAATGAAGATTGGTACTTGTACAACAAGACCAGTTTCTAATGTAGCTGGTTTTGTTACGTTAGAAGCAGTATCACCTTTAATACCAGGCTCTGTTTCTGTAACTTGTAATTCAACTGTGTTTGGAAGTTCAACACCAAGTACTTCGCCTTGGTAAGTCATGATTGCTACTTCCATGTTTTCTTTTAGGAATTTAAGCTCGCGCTCGATTTGGTTTTCACCAAGTTCGATTTGCTCATAAGTTCCGTTATCCATAAATACGTGAGCCTCACCGCTTGCGTATAAGTATTGCATACGACGGTTTTCGATGTGTGCTTTTTCTACTTTCTCACCTGCACGGAATGTTTTCTCTTGAACAGAACCTGTGCGAAGGTTACGTAGTTTAGAACGAACGAATGCAGCACCTTTACCTGGCTTTACGTGTTGGAAATCAAGTACTTGCCAAAGGCCATTATCCACTGCAATTGTTAAACCTGTACGAAAATCGTTTACTGAAATCAT
This genomic interval from Bacillus thuringiensis contains the following:
- the efp gene encoding elongation factor P, with the protein product MISVNDFRTGLTIAVDNGLWQVLDFQHVKPGKGAAFVRSKLRNLRTGSVQEKTFRAGEKVEKAHIENRRMQYLYASGEAHVFMDNGTYEQIELGENQIERELKFLKENMEVAIMTYQGEVLGVELPNTVELQVTETEPGIKGDTASNVTKPATLETGLVVQVPIFINEGEMLIINTGEGKYVSRA